The following are encoded together in the Thermosipho japonicus genome:
- a CDS encoding ABC transporter permease subunit, translating into MKREWLQMKVRTISLFILFTILFFSLAPFQNFTINILTENSEAIKKFVGENFVEKLKNWDYYILSQWFGKNFGQFIPILAIIIAFPLFSREYENETITFLLSRQNRKTIFLQKTLLSIFVLFILITYFSYLPSIYSLITSKELSILTVSKFYIHSLVGAFFWFSIVIVFTTYFNDQVKPILSSAVVLGLTTTLGLLKPLKFFNTYKYILGYSIFEKGKVDLTYTIVLTILSFIFVYFSYLIFKEKEV; encoded by the coding sequence ATGAAAAGAGAATGGCTACAAATGAAAGTTAGAACTATTAGCCTTTTTATTTTATTCACAATTCTTTTCTTTTCACTTGCACCATTTCAAAACTTTACAATAAACATATTAACCGAAAACTCGGAAGCTATTAAAAAATTCGTTGGAGAAAATTTTGTTGAAAAATTAAAAAACTGGGATTACTATATACTCTCTCAATGGTTTGGAAAAAACTTTGGCCAATTTATTCCAATACTAGCTATAATAATAGCGTTTCCACTTTTTTCAAGAGAATATGAAAATGAAACAATAACATTTTTATTATCACGGCAAAATAGAAAAACTATCTTTCTCCAAAAAACTTTATTAAGTATTTTTGTACTCTTTATTTTAATTACCTACTTTTCTTACTTACCATCCATATATTCGTTGATAACCTCAAAAGAGTTATCAATTCTTACTGTTTCAAAATTTTATATTCACTCACTCGTAGGAGCATTCTTTTGGTTTTCAATTGTAATTGTATTCACGACATACTTTAATGACCAAGTAAAACCAATTCTTTCTTCTGCAGTAGTTTTAGGTTTAACAACCACACTAGGACTACTAAAACCACTCAAATTTTTTAATACATATAAATATATTCTTGGATATTCAATTTTTGAAAAAGGAAAAGTTGATCTCACATATACAATTGTACTTACTATACTAAGTTTTATCTTTGTCTACTTTTCATATCTAATCTTTAAAGAAAAGGAGGTTTAA
- a CDS encoding carbohydrate kinase family protein, with amino-acid sequence MFSKEKTDVFCIGKTNLDIFYYIDKIQIEENHVANNFAYFPGGKATNVAINLANLGLKVTLISTIADDIFGRYIKEKLENILMFKPQIVKNENTALTSIVVEDSGANTMFHNLGANQFLSSQAIPDNMNFAFIQTGIPQETLIKSLQSSKTAFVELSETSQFEILKNFSAEYVSLNKDELIKIFKEENIEKNLAKLSHFAKHIVLKMGKEGIIYAGDTIIRKKAKSVKVINTAGAGDAVSAAFIYGTINGWEIEKTLDFCIEFASEKIQSIYST; translated from the coding sequence TTGTTCTCCAAAGAGAAAACTGACGTTTTTTGTATTGGAAAAACTAATCTCGATATCTTTTATTACATTGACAAAATTCAAATTGAAGAAAATCATGTGGCAAATAATTTTGCATATTTTCCTGGTGGAAAAGCCACGAATGTTGCAATTAATCTTGCAAATTTAGGTCTCAAAGTTACTTTAATCTCTACAATTGCTGATGATATTTTCGGAAGATATATAAAAGAAAAGTTAGAAAATATTTTAATGTTCAAACCACAAATAGTCAAAAATGAAAATACCGCTTTAACCAGTATCGTTGTAGAAGATTCTGGAGCAAATACTATGTTTCACAATCTGGGTGCAAACCAGTTCTTATCATCTCAAGCAATACCTGATAATATGAATTTTGCATTTATACAAACTGGTATTCCACAAGAAACTTTAATTAAATCTTTACAATCATCAAAAACTGCTTTTGTTGAACTTTCTGAAACTTCGCAATTTGAAATATTAAAAAATTTTTCTGCTGAATATGTATCTTTGAACAAAGATGAACTAATAAAAATATTCAAGGAAGAAAATATTGAAAAAAATCTTGCAAAGTTATCACACTTTGCAAAGCATATAGTACTAAAAATGGGAAAAGAAGGAATAATTTATGCAGGCGATACAATAATAAGAAAAAAGGCTAAAAGTGTGAAAGTTATAAACACAGCAGGTGCTGGCGATGCAGTATCGGCAGCATTTATATATGGTACTATAAACGGTTGGGAGATTGAAAAAACTTTGGATTTTTGTATCGAATTTGCAAGTGAAAAAATTCAGAGTATTTACTCAACATAG
- a CDS encoding sulfide/dihydroorotate dehydrogenase-like FAD/NAD-binding protein, translating into MKNKILEKRKLAYGVHEFWIENPIVSKNAKAGQFVIFRLYENGERIPLTISAVNKDSFRVIVKAIGKSTYELCRLNKGDFILDVVGPLGMPSEVKYYGNALVIGGGVGIAAITPIVKELIKEKNNVDVILGGRSKEYIILENEFKNANNLYIVTDDGSLGEKAYPHQFMEKMIQEKNYDIIWAIGPSKMMKACSEVAKKHDIKIWVSLNSIMVDGTGMCGGCRVRIGNKLKYTCVDGPEFDGRLVDWESFEKRLNQYRKEEKIALSKYLQEVGEPTWL; encoded by the coding sequence TTGAAAAACAAGATCTTAGAAAAGAGAAAACTTGCATATGGTGTCCATGAATTTTGGATAGAAAATCCTATAGTTTCAAAAAATGCAAAAGCTGGGCAATTTGTTATATTCAGATTATATGAAAATGGCGAAAGAATCCCTTTAACAATTTCTGCCGTAAATAAAGACTCATTTAGAGTAATAGTTAAAGCAATTGGAAAAAGCACATATGAACTTTGTCGATTAAATAAAGGAGACTTTATTTTAGATGTTGTAGGCCCCCTTGGAATGCCAAGTGAAGTTAAATATTACGGCAATGCTTTAGTAATTGGAGGAGGAGTTGGAATTGCAGCAATCACTCCTATTGTCAAAGAACTTATAAAAGAAAAAAACAATGTCGATGTAATTCTTGGTGGTCGTAGTAAAGAATACATTATTCTCGAAAATGAATTTAAGAATGCAAATAATTTATACATAGTAACAGATGACGGCAGTCTTGGAGAGAAAGCATATCCACATCAATTCATGGAAAAAATGATACAAGAAAAAAATTATGATATTATATGGGCTATAGGCCCTTCAAAAATGATGAAAGCTTGTTCAGAGGTTGCAAAAAAGCATGATATAAAAATTTGGGTTTCTTTAAATTCAATAATGGTAGATGGTACAGGCATGTGTGGTGGTTGTAGGGTAAGAATTGGAAACAAATTAAAATACACTTGCGTTGATGGTCCAGAATTTGACGGGCGACTAGTTGATTGGGAAAGTTTTGAAAAAAGACTAAATCAATACAGAAAAGAAGAAAAGATAGCACTTTCAAAATATTTACAGGAAGTTGGTGAACCAACATGGCTGTAA
- a CDS encoding acetyl-CoA C-acetyltransferase codes for MVYIIGAKRTAIGTFAGSLKDIPAPKLGAIAAKAAIKQAGIEPSDIDETIIGSILTAGQGMGPGRQVGIYSGVPVEKPGFTVNMLCGSGMKATMLGAIDIMQKEAEVVLTGGIENMSASPYLLPARARYGLKFGNFEMIDHMILDGLTDVFNNVHMGITAENLAEKYNITREEQDKFAYESQMKAKAALESGRFKDEIEKVEIETKKGTIIFDTDEHPRFDVTLEKLAKLKPAFKKDGTVTAGNASGINDGGSAILLASEKYIEKKGLKPLAKIVAWAQAGVDPMEMGLGPVPATEKVLQKAGMKMEDIELIELNEAFAAQSLAVIKEWSKRFGVSEEWIKERTNVNGGAIALGHPIGASGNRIIVTLLYEMKKRNLKYGLATLCIGGGMGTAVIIENIQ; via the coding sequence ATGGTATACATAATAGGTGCAAAAAGAACAGCAATAGGGACATTTGCGGGGAGTTTAAAAGACATACCAGCTCCCAAACTTGGTGCAATTGCTGCAAAGGCAGCAATAAAACAAGCTGGGATTGAGCCATCTGATATTGATGAAACTATAATTGGCTCCATTCTTACGGCTGGACAAGGTATGGGACCTGGAAGACAAGTTGGGATTTATTCAGGGGTTCCAGTTGAAAAACCTGGATTTACTGTAAATATGCTTTGTGGCAGTGGAATGAAAGCAACAATGCTAGGTGCTATTGACATTATGCAAAAGGAAGCAGAAGTAGTTTTGACAGGTGGTATAGAAAACATGTCAGCATCACCTTATCTTCTACCAGCAAGAGCAAGATATGGTCTTAAATTTGGAAATTTTGAAATGATTGATCACATGATATTAGATGGTCTAACAGATGTATTTAATAACGTACACATGGGAATAACAGCAGAAAATCTTGCAGAAAAATACAATATAACTAGAGAAGAACAAGACAAATTCGCATATGAAAGTCAAATGAAAGCAAAAGCAGCATTAGAAAGCGGAAGATTTAAAGATGAAATAGAAAAAGTAGAAATTGAGACAAAAAAAGGAACAATAATATTTGATACAGATGAGCATCCAAGATTCGATGTGACATTAGAAAAGCTTGCCAAACTAAAACCAGCATTCAAAAAAGACGGAACAGTAACGGCCGGAAATGCAAGTGGAATAAACGACGGAGGAAGTGCAATACTGCTTGCAAGCGAAAAATACATAGAAAAGAAAGGATTAAAACCTCTGGCAAAGATAGTAGCATGGGCACAAGCAGGAGTAGATCCAATGGAAATGGGCCTTGGTCCGGTACCAGCAACAGAGAAGGTATTACAAAAGGCAGGAATGAAAATGGAAGACATAGAATTGATAGAACTAAACGAAGCATTTGCAGCACAAAGTTTGGCAGTAATAAAGGAATGGAGTAAAAGATTTGGAGTAAGCGAGGAATGGATAAAAGAAAGGACAAATGTAAATGGAGGAGCAATAGCACTAGGACATCCAATAGGGGCAAGTGGGAATAGGATAATAGTAACGTTGCTTTATGAGATGAAGAAAAGGAATTTAAAATATGGACTTGCAACATTATGCATCGGTGGAGGTATGGGAACCGCTGTTATTATTGAAAATATTCAATAA
- a CDS encoding 3-oxoacid CoA-transferase subunit B — protein sequence MNPKEKIAIRVAKELKEGQLVNLGIGLPTLVANYIPENIHVFFQSENGIVGMGPAPEPGFENKDLTNAGGQFVTALSGAMTFDSAFSFALIRGGHLDVTVLGGLQVDEEGHLANWMIPGKMIPGMGGAMDLVTGAKKVIVAMTHTAKGTPKIVKKCSLPLTSIRRVDLIVTELAVIKPTDEGLLLKEIAKETSLDEVLSLTEAKLIISDDLKTF from the coding sequence ATGAACCCAAAAGAAAAAATTGCAATAAGAGTTGCAAAAGAGTTAAAAGAAGGACAGCTTGTAAATTTAGGAATAGGTCTTCCAACGTTAGTTGCAAATTACATACCAGAAAATATACATGTATTTTTTCAAAGTGAAAACGGTATTGTAGGAATGGGACCAGCACCTGAACCAGGTTTCGAAAATAAAGATCTTACAAATGCTGGCGGACAATTTGTTACTGCTCTCTCGGGTGCAATGACTTTTGACAGTGCATTTTCATTTGCTCTAATTAGAGGTGGACACCTAGATGTAACTGTACTTGGTGGATTACAAGTTGACGAAGAAGGGCATCTAGCAAATTGGATGATTCCTGGAAAGATGATCCCAGGCATGGGTGGTGCTATGGACCTTGTAACTGGAGCAAAAAAAGTAATCGTTGCCATGACACACACTGCAAAAGGAACACCTAAAATAGTTAAAAAATGCTCTTTACCATTAACATCAATACGCAGGGTTGATTTAATAGTTACTGAACTAGCAGTTATAAAACCTACGGATGAAGGTTTATTATTAAAAGAAATAGCAAAAGAAACAAGCTTAGACGAAGTTTTGAGTCTAACTGAAGCAAAATTAATAATCTCTGATGATTTAAAAACATTTTAA
- a CDS encoding GntR family transcriptional regulator, translated as MWFTINFSSHKPVYKQIIENVKLQIMNKKLKKGDFLPSIRKMAEMLDVNLNTVSRAYRELVSEGIIEPIRGEGYVVKKDILENFNEELINELTTIVKKCINAGMKIDDICNIIKSAGGKTNDTTSRKS; from the coding sequence ATGTGGTTTACTATAAACTTTTCTTCACACAAACCTGTATATAAGCAGATTATAGAAAACGTAAAACTACAAATCATGAATAAAAAATTAAAAAAAGGAGATTTTTTACCATCTATTAGAAAAATGGCTGAAATGTTAGATGTAAATTTAAACACAGTTTCAAGGGCATACAGAGAACTTGTAAGTGAAGGGATAATAGAACCAATAAGAGGAGAAGGATATGTAGTAAAAAAAGACATATTAGAAAATTTTAATGAAGAACTTATCAATGAATTAACAACCATAGTAAAAAAGTGTATTAATGCAGGAATGAAAATTGATGATATTTGTAACATAATAAAATCAGCGGGAGGGAAAACAAATGATACTACAAGTAGAAAATCTTAA
- the gltA gene encoding NADPH-dependent glutamate synthase translates to MAVKQRLKTIERNPNERNKDFNEVNLGYTQELAIEEAKRCLQCPNPTCVQGCPVGIDIPGFIKKIAEKDFEGSYKVLKKYNSLPAICGRVCPQEIQCEGSCVLNKVGQPISIGALERFIADWAINNNIEEDIIPEKRINKKIAIIGAGPAGLTTASELSKAGFSVDMYEVFHDVGGVLIYGIPEFRLPKSIVKKEAQLLKKLGVNIFTNIPVGLAIHPKELLEKYDAIFIGVGAGTPKFMDIEGTELNGVYSANEFLTRINLMKAYKFPQSDTPVKIGEKIVVIGGGNTAMDAARSALRLGANVTIVYRRSENEMPARKEEIKHAKEEGVKFQTLTQPVRYIGDENGNLIGIECIKMELGEPDESGRRKPIPIPNSNFIIEASVAIEAIGTNPNKLLLSQFDGLELNKWGYIKADEFGRTSIEKVFAGGDIVTGSATVILAMGAGKKAASVIKQALY, encoded by the coding sequence ATGGCTGTAAAGCAAAGATTAAAGACAATTGAAAGGAACCCAAATGAAAGAAATAAAGATTTTAATGAAGTTAATCTTGGCTATACTCAAGAGCTTGCAATTGAAGAAGCAAAAAGATGCCTCCAATGTCCAAACCCTACCTGTGTACAGGGCTGTCCTGTAGGAATCGACATTCCAGGCTTTATCAAAAAAATTGCCGAAAAAGATTTTGAAGGTTCCTACAAAGTACTAAAAAAGTACAATAGTCTCCCGGCAATATGTGGCAGAGTTTGCCCTCAAGAAATTCAATGCGAGGGAAGCTGTGTTTTAAATAAAGTTGGTCAACCAATATCAATAGGCGCATTGGAACGTTTCATTGCCGATTGGGCTATTAATAACAATATCGAAGAAGATATAATTCCTGAAAAAAGAATTAATAAAAAGATTGCGATAATAGGTGCTGGACCTGCTGGTTTAACAACAGCCTCAGAACTTTCAAAAGCTGGTTTTTCAGTAGACATGTATGAAGTTTTTCATGACGTTGGTGGTGTTTTAATTTATGGAATTCCAGAATTTAGACTTCCAAAAAGTATTGTAAAAAAAGAAGCTCAACTCTTGAAAAAACTAGGGGTAAATATATTTACAAATATTCCTGTTGGCCTTGCAATTCACCCAAAAGAATTGCTAGAAAAATACGATGCAATATTTATAGGCGTAGGTGCTGGAACTCCAAAATTTATGGATATTGAAGGGACAGAACTTAATGGAGTGTATTCAGCAAACGAATTTCTAACAAGAATAAATTTAATGAAAGCCTATAAATTCCCACAAAGTGATACTCCGGTAAAGATCGGTGAAAAAATAGTAGTAATTGGCGGTGGAAACACAGCAATGGATGCAGCAAGAAGTGCGTTAAGATTGGGAGCAAATGTTACAATAGTATATAGAAGAAGTGAAAATGAAATGCCCGCAAGAAAAGAAGAAATTAAACATGCAAAAGAAGAAGGCGTAAAATTTCAAACTCTAACTCAACCTGTAAGATACATTGGAGATGAAAATGGAAATTTAATTGGTATTGAATGTATAAAAATGGAACTTGGTGAGCCTGATGAAAGTGGTAGAAGAAAACCTATTCCTATTCCAAACAGCAATTTTATAATTGAAGCATCTGTGGCCATCGAAGCAATTGGTACAAATCCAAACAAACTTTTGTTATCTCAATTTGATGGACTTGAGTTAAATAAATGGGGATATATTAAAGCAGATGAGTTTGGAAGAACCTCTATTGAAAAAGTATTTGCAGGCGGAGACATAGTAACAGGTTCTGCAACTGTAATTCTCGCAATGGGTGCTGGAAAAAAAGCTGCAAGTGTAATAAAACAAGCTTTATATTAA
- the atoD gene encoding acetate CoA-transferase subunit alpha, with the protein MKIIDLSEISNLIKEGSTIMIGGFLGVGTPEKIIDEIIKNKIKNLTVIANDTAFEDKGIGKLVKNKLCKKVIVSHIGTNPETQRQMIEGTLQVELVPQGTLAERIRAGGVGLGGILTPTGVGTIVEEGKQIIEIEGKKYLLELPLRADIALIKAKKADYLGNLVFNLTAENFNPLMALSADTVIVEVEEIVPTGSLSPNEIKIPGVVVDYIVGVEK; encoded by the coding sequence TTGAAAATCATTGATCTTTCAGAAATAAGTAATTTGATTAAAGAAGGATCAACAATAATGATTGGTGGATTTTTGGGGGTTGGAACACCTGAAAAGATAATTGATGAAATCATTAAAAACAAAATTAAAAATCTAACGGTGATCGCAAACGATACGGCTTTTGAAGATAAGGGAATAGGAAAACTTGTAAAAAATAAACTCTGTAAAAAAGTAATAGTCTCACACATAGGAACAAACCCAGAAACCCAAAGACAAATGATTGAAGGAACATTACAAGTAGAACTTGTACCACAAGGAACACTCGCTGAAAGAATTCGTGCAGGCGGTGTTGGTTTAGGTGGAATTTTAACACCAACAGGAGTTGGAACAATTGTTGAAGAGGGAAAACAAATTATTGAAATTGAAGGAAAAAAGTATTTATTAGAACTACCACTTAGGGCTGACATTGCATTAATAAAGGCCAAAAAAGCTGATTATCTTGGAAACCTTGTTTTCAATTTAACGGCGGAAAATTTTAACCCCTTGATGGCACTTTCAGCTGACACAGTAATTGTAGAAGTTGAAGAAATTGTACCAACAGGAAGTCTTTCACCAAATGAAATCAAAATTCCCGGAGTTGTAGTTGATTATATTGTGGGGGTGGAAAAATGA
- a CDS encoding ROK family protein, with protein MNIVGVDLGGTYVKIGLVDSKNGKILKKSSIETKVELGGQEVVKRIANAILKLTEETDYHAVGIGSPGSIDKENGVVRFSPNFPDWHNFPLGSLLSELLGKNVYVENDANSFALGEKWFGAGIGKDHIVALTLGTGVGGGVISHGTLITGSTGIGAELGHVIINPNGPLCGCGNYGCLEAYASATAIVRMATERKKKFPNSIIFKNEKVTAKAVFDAARDGDRLALMLRDEVVEALAIGITGFVHIFNPEVVIIGGGVSRAGDILFEPLRKRVNELVMPTFKDTFEIIQSPLVENAGILGAASIVLQREN; from the coding sequence ATGAATATAGTAGGAGTAGACCTCGGAGGAACATACGTAAAAATTGGGTTGGTTGATTCCAAAAATGGAAAAATATTAAAAAAATCTTCTATTGAAACGAAAGTTGAACTTGGTGGGCAAGAAGTTGTTAAAAGGATTGCAAATGCAATATTAAAACTTACTGAAGAGACTGATTATCACGCAGTAGGTATCGGCTCTCCAGGTTCAATAGACAAAGAAAACGGAGTTGTTAGATTCTCTCCTAATTTTCCAGATTGGCATAATTTTCCTTTAGGTTCACTTCTATCAGAACTTTTGGGTAAAAACGTATACGTTGAAAACGATGCAAATTCATTTGCGTTAGGGGAAAAATGGTTCGGTGCAGGAATAGGAAAAGATCATATTGTTGCATTAACACTTGGAACCGGTGTTGGTGGCGGAGTAATTTCACATGGAACTTTAATTACAGGTTCTACCGGAATAGGTGCAGAATTAGGCCACGTTATTATAAATCCAAATGGACCACTTTGTGGTTGTGGAAACTATGGATGTCTTGAGGCATACGCTTCTGCAACTGCAATTGTAAGGATGGCAACAGAAAGGAAGAAAAAATTTCCAAATTCAATAATATTTAAAAATGAAAAAGTTACAGCTAAAGCTGTATTTGACGCAGCACGAGACGGTGATAGACTTGCTTTAATGTTAAGAGATGAAGTTGTTGAAGCACTTGCTATTGGTATAACAGGATTTGTTCATATCTTTAACCCTGAAGTAGTTATTATTGGCGGTGGTGTTTCAAGGGCTGGAGATATCTTGTTTGAACCGCTTAGAAAAAGAGTTAATGAACTTGTAATGCCAACCTTTAAAGATACATTTGAAATAATTCAAAGCCCATTGGTTGAAAACGCGGGCATATTGGGGGCTGCTTCTATTGTTCTCCAAAGAGAAAACTGA
- a CDS encoding radical SAM protein, producing the protein MVIVNPSGTLPISVTKGCPMNCKHCGGVYVKSMTHIDNIERYVNKYKSFLISGGMSNDGIIPFSPYLNKLKELKRTYNLQYNFHIGFPKEPPFEIIDVADVVSFDFFSDENVMQEVYTIKRTKDEILSAVLPLPIKKVPHITIGILCGKITHEEKSIEILKDYFDTIVLNILIPTKNTAYKDCNPPTVDEVAKVFNLAKKHFKSVILGCMHPHGKYRKELLEKISPDVFVNSASKNYDFKGCCSFL; encoded by the coding sequence ATGGTAATTGTTAACCCTTCAGGAACTCTACCAATTTCTGTTACAAAAGGTTGCCCAATGAACTGTAAGCATTGTGGTGGTGTTTACGTAAAAAGCATGACACATATCGACAATATTGAAAGATATGTAAATAAATATAAGTCTTTTTTGATAAGCGGTGGAATGTCTAATGATGGTATTATACCTTTCTCGCCATATCTAAACAAATTAAAAGAATTAAAAAGAACTTACAATTTACAATACAATTTTCATATAGGATTTCCAAAAGAACCCCCATTTGAAATAATCGATGTTGCTGATGTAGTAAGTTTTGATTTTTTCTCAGATGAAAATGTAATGCAAGAAGTTTATACAATTAAAAGAACAAAAGATGAAATACTTTCTGCAGTTTTACCACTTCCTATAAAGAAAGTACCGCACATAACTATTGGTATTTTGTGTGGTAAAATTACACATGAGGAAAAAAGCATAGAAATATTAAAAGATTACTTCGATACAATCGTTCTAAATATTCTTATTCCAACAAAAAACACGGCATACAAAGATTGTAACCCACCAACTGTTGATGAAGTTGCTAAGGTTTTTAATCTTGCAAAAAAACATTTTAAAAGTGTAATACTTGGTTGTATGCATCCTCATGGAAAGTATAGAAAAGAACTTTTAGAAAAAATTAGCCCAGATGTATTTGTAAATTCTGCAAGTAAGAATTACGATTTTAAAGGCTGTTGCTCGTTTTTGTAA
- a CDS encoding ABC transporter ATP-binding protein: protein MILQVENLKKYYKSKKAVDGISFKVGKGEIFALLGPNGAGKTTTLKCIIGLRKKDDGKVELNGNFTYLPEKKELYKSLTIKKMFEVTQELSKHFNIEKAFDYLKEFNIEKDEKIANLSHGMTTLVYLSIVLSEDVDIYFLDEPTWGLDPLMQKKVIESIRRLAFDGKTVFYTSHILSEVEKIADKVAIMSKGHIVEMGYLDEIKEKYVLCSTKEHIQGYLYKKTNDENIYLCKKEEAKGDIQPANFETIFEALVKGGDKI from the coding sequence ATGATACTACAAGTAGAAAATCTTAAAAAGTATTATAAATCAAAAAAAGCAGTAGATGGAATTTCTTTCAAAGTGGGCAAGGGAGAAATTTTTGCTCTTCTTGGTCCCAATGGTGCAGGAAAAACTACAACTCTAAAATGCATAATTGGTTTAAGAAAAAAAGACGATGGCAAAGTAGAACTAAACGGAAACTTTACATATCTTCCTGAAAAAAAAGAACTGTATAAATCTTTAACAATAAAAAAGATGTTTGAAGTAACTCAAGAATTATCAAAACATTTTAACATTGAAAAGGCATTTGATTATTTAAAAGAATTTAATATTGAAAAAGACGAAAAAATAGCAAATCTTTCTCATGGAATGACAACACTGGTATATCTTTCAATAGTTCTTTCTGAAGATGTTGATATCTACTTTTTAGATGAACCAACGTGGGGTCTTGACCCTCTAATGCAAAAAAAGGTAATTGAATCCATAAGAAGATTAGCTTTTGATGGAAAAACAGTATTTTATACAAGTCATATCCTTTCTGAAGTAGAAAAAATTGCCGATAAAGTTGCAATTATGAGCAAAGGACATATAGTAGAAATGGGATATTTGGATGAAATAAAAGAAAAATACGTTCTCTGTTCAACAAAAGAACACATCCAAGGATATTTGTATAAAAAAACAAATGATGAAAATATTTATCTATGCAAAAAAGAAGAAGCAAAGGGCGATATTCAACCAGCAAATTTTGAAACTATCTTTGAAGCTCTTGTCAAAGGAGGAGATAAAATATGA
- a CDS encoding radical SAM protein encodes MLNFCTLCPRKCRVNRYKQKGICGADYKVRVSNILLHKGEEPPISGKNGAGIIFFSGCPMKCIYCQNMGFSQKGVGKEISIEKLAEAFLTLQENGAETLDLVTATQYVPQVIEALKIAKNKGFNLPVVYNTSSYENVETLNMLEGYIDIYLADIRYTNSMYGEKYSKVKNYWEIAQEAIKEMYRQVGAFSEESKRGIIIRILVLPNNVSGHFKALRFIAELDPKIPVSLMSQYLPHFGAKNDPLIGRKITKAEYMEAVEYMEFLGLNGWIQLDEKDRLTTKAVNFKW; translated from the coding sequence ATGTTAAACTTTTGCACTCTTTGTCCAAGAAAATGCAGAGTCAACAGGTATAAACAGAAGGGAATATGTGGTGCTGATTATAAAGTTAGAGTTTCAAATATTTTACTCCACAAAGGAGAGGAACCTCCCATATCTGGAAAAAATGGAGCAGGAATTATATTTTTTTCAGGCTGCCCTATGAAATGTATTTATTGTCAAAATATGGGATTTTCTCAAAAAGGGGTTGGAAAAGAAATTTCCATTGAAAAGCTTGCTGAGGCATTTTTAACATTACAAGAAAATGGTGCAGAAACTCTAGATCTTGTAACAGCAACACAATACGTTCCCCAAGTAATTGAGGCACTAAAAATTGCGAAAAATAAAGGATTTAATTTACCTGTCGTATATAATACCTCCAGCTATGAAAATGTTGAAACTTTAAATATGCTTGAAGGTTATATAGATATTTACCTTGCCGATATAAGGTATACCAATTCTATGTATGGTGAAAAATATTCCAAAGTTAAAAACTATTGGGAAATTGCTCAAGAAGCTATAAAAGAGATGTATAGACAAGTCGGTGCATTTAGTGAAGAAAGCAAAAGAGGTATAATAATTAGAATACTTGTCCTTCCAAATAATGTGTCAGGACATTTTAAAGCTTTAAGATTCATAGCAGAACTCGATCCAAAAATTCCTGTATCGTTAATGTCACAATACCTACCCCATTTTGGGGCAAAGAATGATCCGTTGATAGGTAGAAAAATTACAAAAGCTGAATATATGGAAGCAGTTGAATATATGGAATTTCTTGGTTTAAATGGATGGATCCAACTTGATGAAAAAGATAGACTAACCACTAAGGCGGTGAATTTTAAATGGTAA